In Thiothrix unzii, the sequence ACTCGAACGCGCCATTGCCGAATTCAAGAAGACCAACCGCGCCAAGGGCGTGGACTTCTCCAAACAGTTCAAAGCACTGGTTGACCGCTACAACGAGCGCGACGAACAAAATGTGCTGGTCAGCAACGTGCTGGATGACTTCGCCAATGAAATCATCGACCTGTTCCACGCCCTGCAACGCGAAAAGGCATCTTTCGCTGATCTCGGCATCGACTTTGAGGAAAAGGCATTCTACGACATCCTCAAGGGGCTGGCGGTCAAATACGACTTCACTTACCCGGAAGCGAAGCTGCTGACCCTCGCCCAAGCCGTGAAAGCGGTGGTCGATGACAAAAGCAAATACACCGACTGGAACCAGCGCGAAGACATTAAGGCAGAACTGAAAGTTGACTTGATTATGCTGTTGGCTAAATACGGCTACCCGCCAGTCGATCGCGACGAGGTTTACAAGGAAATCTTTGCGCAGGCGGAAAACTTCAAGCAATACCGGAATTCAGCATGATGACCGCCCAACGCATTCGCATCACCGGCCTAGTCCAAGGTGTCGGCTTTCGCCCCAACGTCTGGCGGCTGGCGCAGGCTTGCCATATCGCCGGAACTGTGCGCAATGACAGCAGCGGCGTATTGATCGAAGCGTGGGGCAGTGAATCTGCACTGGCAGCTTTTCAACAGCAATTACGCACCGATATTCCACCACTGGCGCACATTGAACGGCTCCAGATTACCGCGCTGGAAGCCGCTTGCCCGCATCACGATTTCCGCATTATTGCCAGTGAGTCCGGTGAAATTCACACCGGTATCGTCGCGGATGCGGCGACGTGTGCCGCTTGCCGTGCGGATATTTTCGACGTAAACAATCGCCGTTACCGTTACCCATTTACCAATTGCACCCATTGCGGGCCGCGTTTGAGCATTGTGCGCACCATTCCCTATGACCGTGCGAATACCAGCATGGCGGGGTTTGCGCAATGTCCCGACTGTTTGCGCGAATACACCGACCCCGCTGACCGGCGGTTTCATGCGCAACCGAATGCGTGTCCGACGTGTGGCCCCAAGGTGTGGCTAGAAGATATGGCGGGGCAAGCGATTTCAGCCGATGCTGGCGAACGCGATTGCCTTGATACCGCCCAGCGTTTATTGCGCGAAGGGCATATTCTCGCGTTAATGGGCTTGGGTGGAGTGCATTTGGTGTGTGATGCCAGCAATGCAACGGCGGTGGCAAATTTGCGGCAGCGTAAACGCCGTTATCAGAAACCGTTGGCGTTGATGGCGCGGGATTTAGCGGTGGTGCGGCAATATTGCCGGGTCAGCGAGGCAGAGGCGGCGTTGTTGCAAAGCAAATACGCGCCGATTGTGTTGTTGGAAGCAAAGGTGTGGTTAAACGGGGTATCTTCCGTTCCCTTCCTCGGCTTCATGCTCCCCTACACGCCGCTTCATGCCTTATTGCTCGAAACGTGGGACACGCCGCTGGTGATGACCAGTGCCAATCTCAGCGAAGAACCGCAGTGCATCACCTTGGATGAAACCCGCCAGCGGATGCAGGGCATCGCCGACTATTTGCTGTTACACAATCGCCCGATTGTTAACCGCGTGGATGATTCTGTTGCGCGGATTCTGGGCGGTAAGTCGCGCTTATTGCGGCGGGCGCGAGGTTATGCACCGGAACACATTCATTTACCGGCGGGCTTTACGGATGTGCCGCCACTGCTCGCGATGGGTGGCGAACTCAAAAACACCTTCGCACTGGTACGCGACGGGCAAGTGATACTTTCGCAACATTTAGGCGATCTTGAGGACGCACGCACCGGGCGCGAATACACCCACACCTTGCAGCTTTACCGCGACTTGTTTCAACACCAGCCGCAAGCGATTGTGGTCGATAAACACCCCGGCTACCGCTCCACTCAAGTGGGGCAACAATGGGCGCGGGAACAGGCTTTACCCGTGATTGAAGTGCAACATCACCACGCCCACATAGCGGCTTGCATGGCGGATAACGACTGGTCGTTAGCGGGTGGTCAAGTTTTGGGTATCGTGCTGGACGGGCTGGGTTACGGCGATGATGGCACGTTGTGGGGCGGCGAATTTTTGCTGGCAGATTACGCCAATTACCAGCGTGTCGGGCATTTCAAACCCGTTGCCATGCCCGGTGGTACGCAAGCGATTTTGCAACCTTGGCGCAATACTTGGGCACATTTACACGCGCTCGGCTGGGACAACATAGCCGCATCGTTTGCGGATCTGGGGTTGCTGCAATTCCTGCAACAACAACCGCTGGCAACGCTGGAAACCATGCTGGCGCGTGGCTTGAATTCGCCGTTAAGCAGTTCCTGCGGGCGACTGTTTGATGCGGTAGCGGCAGCACTCGATTGCAGCCGCGCCAATATCAGCTACGAAGGGCAAGCCGCGATCGAACTCGAAGCTCTTGCCGCCGCTGCGCCCGATAGCGTTCAACCCTATCCGTTCGCCATTGCCAAAAACGCAGCGGACTGTTGGGAAATCGACCCCGCTCCGCTCTGGTACGCGCTGCTTCATGACCTGCAAAACGGCACGCAACGCGCAACCATTGCGGCGCGTTTCCACCAAGGTTTGATCCGCGTGATTGTTGAGTTGGCGCAACGGTTGCGTGTGGAATATCCCGACATTCAAGCGGTCGCGTTATCGGGTGGGGTGTTTCAAAATACGTTGCTGTTTAACGGGATTAATCAGCAATTGACCGACGCAGGGGTGCGGGTCTTAACACACCAACACGTACCGACTAACGATGGCGGCATTGCGTTGGGGCAGGCGGTGATTGGCGCGGCGCGGGGTAAAGTCTGATTTTTCAGATTCATTCTCGGAATACAGATAGATCAACGCGTTGGAATCAAGGAAAAGCTTAGCGGGCATTGGCATCCTCACGGTCAAAGCGATAACCACGGGTTTTCAACTTAATCGCCAAGAAATTACGTTTGCCTTTAGCGGAGCGTTGAGCCTCTTCACGCATCATCTGCATGAATTTTTCCTCGCTCACCTCGGCAAGTTCATCTGGT encodes:
- the hypF gene encoding carbamoyltransferase HypF, which produces MMTAQRIRITGLVQGVGFRPNVWRLAQACHIAGTVRNDSSGVLIEAWGSESALAAFQQQLRTDIPPLAHIERLQITALEAACPHHDFRIIASESGEIHTGIVADAATCAACRADIFDVNNRRYRYPFTNCTHCGPRLSIVRTIPYDRANTSMAGFAQCPDCLREYTDPADRRFHAQPNACPTCGPKVWLEDMAGQAISADAGERDCLDTAQRLLREGHILALMGLGGVHLVCDASNATAVANLRQRKRRYQKPLALMARDLAVVRQYCRVSEAEAALLQSKYAPIVLLEAKVWLNGVSSVPFLGFMLPYTPLHALLLETWDTPLVMTSANLSEEPQCITLDETRQRMQGIADYLLLHNRPIVNRVDDSVARILGGKSRLLRRARGYAPEHIHLPAGFTDVPPLLAMGGELKNTFALVRDGQVILSQHLGDLEDARTGREYTHTLQLYRDLFQHQPQAIVVDKHPGYRSTQVGQQWAREQALPVIEVQHHHAHIAACMADNDWSLAGGQVLGIVLDGLGYGDDGTLWGGEFLLADYANYQRVGHFKPVAMPGGTQAILQPWRNTWAHLHALGWDNIAASFADLGLLQFLQQQPLATLETMLARGLNSPLSSSCGRLFDAVAAALDCSRANISYEGQAAIELEALAAAAPDSVQPYPFAIAKNAADCWEIDPAPLWYALLHDLQNGTQRATIAARFHQGLIRVIVELAQRLRVEYPDIQAVALSGGVFQNTLLFNGINQQLTDAGVRVLTHQHVPTNDGGIALGQAVIGAARGKV